From one Humulus lupulus chromosome 8, drHumLupu1.1, whole genome shotgun sequence genomic stretch:
- the LOC133797900 gene encoding stemmadenine O-acetyltransferase-like has product MEVSIISRETVKPSSLSLNELKPHKLCLFDQITPMTYASIMVFFRNNNTDPNFNANIPQTLAQLKKSLSEILTLFYPFSGRTKNNLYVDDFNAGVTYVEANVNCSLIEFFKLKQNELLNQFVPFLPWRNESEARQEELPQVGFQVNIFACGGIAIASSLGHKIADGGTLSHFLMSWATAFRGFPEKIIPPNLSDASIAFPPRDLLPTKYRSLKDKLWFNKGNFVTKRFVFQANAIANLRDIGRSQRVPKPSRNEVLTCFLWKHASAAAAIATGRASKDSIIAHAVNMRPRMSSNVLTTSIGNLFWWAKATSKDVGSMTLSEAVEILRGSLVSFNNEYLESMEGEVGYSAVSEFYDSMEDIIINSSKQDSSAPEIYGFTNWNGFFNDVDFGWGKPIWVGAHGNVGAEFRNMIVFVDGHGGKGMEAFVTLEENHMNVLEKDPKFLTFVSPNPEGLPVSMI; this is encoded by the coding sequence ATGGAAGTTAGTATTATTTCGAGAGAAACTGTGAAACCATCTTCGCTTTCCTTAAATGAGCTAAAACCACACAAACTTTGTCTCTTTGATCAGATTACTCCCATGACATACGCCTCAATCATGGTCTTCTTTCGCAACAATAATACTGATCCAAATTTCAATGCTAATATTCCCCAAACCCTTGCCCAGCTGAAGAAATCCCTGTCTGAAATCTTAACTTTGTTTTACCCATTTTCAGGAAGGACAAAGAACAATCTCTACGTCGATGATTTCAACGCTGGAGTCACCTACGTTGAGGCCAATGTCAATTGCAGTTTGATTGAGTTTTTCAAGCTCAAACAAAATGAGTTGCTGAATCAGTTTGTTCCCTTCCTACCTTGGAGAAATGAAAGTGAAGCTCGACAAGAAGAGCTACCCCAAGTCGGCTTTCAAGTCAACATTTTTGCATGTGGCGGAATAGCCATAGCTAGTTCGTTGGGCCATAAAATAGCAGATGGAGGGACTTTGAGCCATTTCCTCATGTCATGGGCCACCGCTTTTCGAGGCTTCCCTGAAAAAATCATACCTCCTAATCTCTCTGATGCCTCGATAGCCTTCCCACCAAGAGATTTATTGCCCACTAAATACAGATCTCTAAAGGATAAGTTATGGTTCAATAAGGGAAACTTTGTGACGAAGCGGTTTGTATTCCAAGCCAACGCCATTGCAAACCTAAGGGACATTGGTAGAAGCCAACGTGTCCCAAAGCCATCACGTAATGAAGTACTAACATGTTTTCTATGGAAACATGCATCGGCGGCAGCTGCGATTGCTACTGGCCGAGCTTCTAAGGATTCCATTATAGCCCATGCAGTGAACATGAGACCACGAATGAGCTCCAATGTCTTGACCACCTCCATTGGAAACCTCTTTTGGTGGGCCAAAGCGACTTCCAAAGATGTTGGCTCAATGACGTTGTCTGAGGCGGTTGAAATTCTAAGGGGATCTCTTGTGAGTTTCAATAATGAGTATTTGGAGAGCATGGAAGGTGAAGTGGGTTATTCAGCAGTATCAGAGTTCTATGATTCGATGGAAGATATTATAATTAACTCATCAAAACAAGATAGCAGTGCACCTGAAATTTATGGATTTACAAATTGGAACGGTTTCTTCAATGATGTAGATTTCGGGTGGGGGAAGCCGATATGGGTCGGAGCCCATGGGAATGTCGGGGCTGAGTTTAGAAACATGATTGTGTTCGTGGATGGACATGGTGGGAAGGGAATGGAGGCATTTGTGACCCTTGAAGAGAATCACATGAATGTTCTGGAAAAAGATCCCAAGTTCCTGACCTTTGTTTCTCCCAACCCTGAAGGCCTTCCAGTCAGCATGATTTGA